CCTATGCCCTTCCTGACCGCCCAAATCTTGACGGCGGAATGGGAAGCGTCTCGTCTCCGGCAGAGCCTGCTCAGCCGGGGGGAGAAATACGCCCGATCAGCAATGACACGCTGCAAAGCGAGGATTCTACCGGCGCGCCGGTAAAGAGTAGTGGCTTTCTTGGCGCACCGACGACCTTAGCCTCGGGCGTGCTGGAAGGCAGTGAGCCGACTCCAGCCCCTGCTCCCGTTGCGGCACCAGTAACCCAGCCGGCTCCCGTAACGGCGCCTGCAGCCACGCAAAGTGCGGTGGTAGCGGCTCCAGCAGCGGCCAGCGGCAGCTATGTGGTTCAGGTAGGCGCAGTGAGCGATCAGGCCCGGGCCAGGCAGTATCAACAGCGTCTGAGCCAGCAGTTTGGCGTACCGGGACGCGTTGAGCAGAACGGCGCGGTCTGGCGCATTCAGATGGGGCCGTTTGCCAGCAAATCGCAGGCCGCGTCCCTGCAGCAGCGTCTGCAGAATGAAGCTCAACTTCAGTCATTTATCGCTGTTGCGAAATAATTAACCGGCGGTATCCGAATTGTCAGTTAGTGTAAAACACATTCACAAACTCATGCTTAAAGTCGGATGCCTGCCTGAATAGCATTTGCTATAGTAAGGCACTTTTTTTAATTCCATCACGGATGTCGTAGTTCTGACCATGAAGACCACTTTTTCTGCTCGTTTTGTGCAGCGCATGGCGCTGACCACGGCCCTTTGCGCTGCTGCGCTCTCTGCAGCTCACGCCGATGACCTGAATATCAAGACCATGATCCCTGGCGTTCCGCAAATCGACGCGGAATCCTACATCCTGATCGATTACAACTCTGGCAAAGTGCTGGCAGAACAGAATGCCGATGCCCGCCGTGACCCGGCCAGTCTGACCAAAATGATGACCAGCTACGTTATCGGCCAGGCGATGAAGGCAGGTAAATTCAAAGAATCGGATCTGGTCACCATCGGTAACGATGCGTGGGCAACCGGGAACCCTGTTTTCAAAGGTTCCTCTCTGATGTTCCTGAAGCCGGGTATGCAGGTTCCTGTTTCCCAGCTGATTCGCGGTATCAACCTGCAGTCTGGTAACGATGCCTGCGTGGCGATGGCCGACTTCGCCGCCGGGAGCCAGGATGCCTTCGTGGGCCTGATGAACAGCTACGTTAACGCACTGGGTCTGAAAAACAGCCATTTCCAGACCGTACACGGACTGGACGCAGACGGTCAGTACAGCTCCGCACGTGACATGGCCCTGATTGGTCAGGCGCTGATCCGCGATGTACCGAATGAATACTCTATCTATAAAGAGAAAGAGTTCACCTTCAACGGTATTCGTCAGACCAACCGTAACGGCCTGCTGTGGGATAACAGCCTGAACGTTGACGGCATCAAAACTGGCCACACCGATAAAGCGGGCTACAACCTGGTGGCCTCTGCCACTGAAGGTCAGATGCGTCTGATCTCTGCCGTGATGGGCGGCCGTACCTTTAAAGGTCGTGAAACAGAAAGCAAGAAACTGCTGACCTGGGGCTTCCGCTTCTTCGAAACCGTGAACCCACTGAAAGCAGGCAAAGAGTTTGCGTCTGAACCCGTCTGGTTCGGCGACAACGACCGTGCTTCACTCGGCGTTGATAAAGATCTCTACCTGACCATTCCACGCGGTCGCATGAAGGATCTGAAAGCCAGCTACGTGCTGAACAGCACCGAGCTGCATGCCCCGCTACAGAAAAACCAGGTTGTGGGTACGATCAACTTCCAGCTGGATGGAAAAACGATCGATCAGCGTCCGCTGGTTGTCCTGCAAGAAATTCCTGAAGGCAATTTCTTCGGCAAAATCATTGATTACATTAAATTGATGTTCCACCACTGGTTTGGTTAAAAATTGAACACTTGAAAGTGTGATTTTGATCCCCATATACTAAGTATCCTGATAACTCCCACCTGACGTGGGAGTTATTATTTTTTGACGTTACGCCGGAGCTGACATGAAAACCAAACTTAACGAACTGCTTGAATTCCCAACCTCATTTACCTACAAAGTAATGGGTCTGGCGAAACCTGAGCTGGTTGATCAGGTGGTTGAAGTGGTACAGCGCCATGCGCCGGGTGACTACTCTCCGTCAGTAAAACCAAGCAGCAAGGGCAACTACCACTCGGTTTCTATTACCATCACTGCGACACACATTGAGCAGGTTGAAACGCTGTACGAAGAGCTCGGCAATATCGAAATTGTTCGTATGGTGCTGTAGTCCCTTTGCGGTTACCCGGTTTGCCGGGTAACCCCTCTCCCCCGCTGTGATATACTCCTCCACACCTTTTGTCCCTCGTCTTCGGAGACGCAGTTTTGTATCAGGATAAAATTCTGGTCCGTCACCTCGGGCTGCAACCTTATGAGCCTGTCTCCCAGGCTATGCATGACTTCACCGATTCACGCGATGACAGCACCCCGGATGAGATCTGGCTGGTCGAACACCTGCCGGTATTTACGCAGGGCCAGGCGGGTAAAGCAGAGCATTTGTTAATGACGGGAGATATCCCGGTTATTCAGAGCGATCGCGGCGGTCAGGTCACTTATCATGGGCCCGGTCAGCAGGTGATGTACGTCCTGCTCAATCTGAAGCGCAGAAAGCTGGGCGTGCGTGAACTGGTTACCTTACTGGAACAAACTGTCGTCAACACGCTGGCGGAATATGGTATTGACGCGCATCCGCGCGCCGATGCGCCGGGCGTCTACGTTGGGGAAATGAAGATCTGCTCACTGGGGCTGCGTATTCGTAAAGGCTGCTCATTCCATGGCCTGGCCTTGAATATTAATATGGACCTTGCGCCTTTCCAGCGCATTAACCCCTGCGGCTACGCCGGCATGGAAATGACGCAAATGCGTCAGTGGGTTGAAACCGCTACGCCAGAACATATTCGTCCCGTGCTTTTAAAGCAGATGTTAGCGCTACTTAACAATCCCCCATACGAATATATCCCTGCTTAATACATCATACAACATGGCTCGATAATTTGGCGGGCCACTGTTTATTTACAGCTTTTGCACTTTACAATAATCCACAGATTCTATATTTTCGAAGCGCCCGAATATTACCGCCACATATTATTTAGCCTCCAGCAAGCATGGCAAACACGGCATAAGTAAGGTGAGCAATTATCACACAACCGTTTGCCATTGATAAACAAGTGAAACAAAACCAACACTTTACGAATCTCTACAAGCATAATAAATAAATTCAACTATCATTCATATTGTGAATGTATACGGAGTGAAAGCGTGGAGTATAATAATTTACCAGCCAAACGACTGAATGAACCCGGTGGCGAAGACAAGCCGCAAATTTTTCGGACTTTACGTAATATTGATCTCAATTTACTGACTATTTTTGAGGCGGTATATGTCCATAAGGGTATCGTTAACGCTGCGAAAATTCTTAATCTCACGCCATCAGCAATAAGCCAGTCAATCCAAAAGCTACGCGCTATATTTCCCGACCCGTTATTTATCCGTAAGGGCCAGGGGGTAACGCCGACGGCTTACGCCACGCATCTCCACGAGTACATCAGCCAGGGGCTGGAGTCGATTCTGGGCGCACTGGACTTAACCGGGAGCTATGATAAGCAGCGAACCATCACCATCGGCTGTTCCCCTTCTGTCGGGGTGCTGGTGATGCCAGCGATCTTCCAGGCCGTAAAAGAGCATGCTCCGCAGCTCCTGCTTCGCAATGTGCCTCTCAATGAACCTGACATTCAGCTTGCCCAGTTCCAGACGGACCTGATTATTGAAAGCGGCAGCTTCAGTGCCAGAGCGCTGGGGCAAAATGTGCTTTATGCGGATAACCTGGTGCTGGTTTGCCGCCAGCAGCATCCTGCTCTTAGCCAGCCGTTAACCATCGAAAACCTGCGCAACTACGACCACTCGTCTTTCATGACCGAAGGGCAATCTAATCATGCACTTCGTCAGCGTATTGATGAAATTTTCCCGGAACGCCAGATCAGCTTCAGCAGTTACAATATGTTTACCACCGCATCCCTGATCGGCAGCAGCGATATGCTGTGCGTTATGCCATCACGCCTGTACAGCCTGCTACAAAAATGCTGGCCGCTGGAAAGCATCCCGCTCAGCCAGCTTAATGCGGAATCTATCGAGATTTCACTGCATTACAACAAGCTGAGTTTGCGCGATCCGGTCCTGGAAAACGTCATCCGCATCATCCGTCAGGCCTTCTGACAGGTTTAGCCAGCACAAGTCCCTGCAACCCGCAGGGCAAAAGGCACAAAACAACAACTATTTTACAAATTGGCGATCTGGCAGGCTGCTTTAACGACCGTTTCAATGATATACTGCCTGTCGTTCGTTCAAAAATAGTTGATAAATACAACATTCCCTTGAATTGGAACGCTTTCCTTCGATATTCGCAACTGGAACACGCACGCTATGAGTAAACCCATTGTGATGGAACGCGGTGTTAAATACCGCGATGCCGATAAAATGGCCCTTATCCCGGTTAAAAACGTGGCTACAGAGCGCGAGGCGCTGTTAAGAAAACCGGAATGGATGAAAATCAAACTTCCGGCCGACTCTTCGCGTATCCAGGGGATCAAAGCGGCGATGCGCAAGAATGGTCTTCACTCCGTGTGTGAAGAAGCCTCTTGTCCGAACCTTGCTGAATGTTTCAATCACGGTACCGCGACGTTTATGATTCTGGGTGCTATCTGTACCCGCCGCTGCCCGTTCTGCGATGTTGCTCATGGCCGTCCAGTCGCGCCTGATGCTAACGAACCCCAGAAACTAGCGCAGACCATCGCTGACATGGCGCTGCGTTATGTGGTTATCACATCCGTTGACCGTGACGACCTGCGTGATGGTGGTGCTCAGCACTTCGCCGACTGTATTACGGCCATTCGCGAGAAAAGCCCTAACATCAAAATCGAGACGCTGGTGCCTGACTTCCGCGGCCGTATGGACCGCGCGCTGGATATCCTGACCGCGACGCCGCCAGATGTGTTTAACCACAACCTGGAGAACGTGCCGCGTCTTTACCGTCAGGTCCGTCCGGGCGCTGACTATAACTGGTCCCTGAAACTGCTGGAGCGTTTCAAAGAAGCGCATCCGCATATTCCGACCAAGTCTGGTCTGATGGTGGGCCTGGGTGAAACCAATGATGAAATCATCGAGGTGATGCGCGATCTTCGCCGCCACGGTGTGACCATGCTGACCCTGGGACAGTATCTGCAGCCAAGCCGTCACCACCTGCCGGTACAGCGCTACGTGAGCCCGGACGAGTTCGATGAAATGAAAGCCGAAGCGATGGCGATGGGCTTCACCCACGCTGCCTGCGGCCCATTCGTTCGCTCCTCATACCATGCCGATATGCAGGCTAAAGGCGAAGAAGTTAAATAATGCTGTAATATTCATTTACAGTAATACAAAAAAACCGGCCTCATGAGCCGGTTTTTTTTCGCAAGCACTCAGGCGTTGCTGTCACTCTTTGTGAGAAAGCTTGTCTGCCGGGACGTCATCCTCGGCGCTTTTCTTCGCCGCTGCATCATCATCGTTCATCGCTTTCTTAAAGCCTTTGATGGCAGCCCCCAGGTCACCACCCAGCGTGCGTAACTTCTTGGTACCAAACAGCAGGACGACCAGTGCGGCAACCACCAGCAGTTTGGTAATACTAATCTCACCCATAGATACCTTCTTTACTTAAAACAGGCTGCATTCAGCGCCAAAACCTGACTGTATTAACGGTCATTTTGCGCGTGCACACAATAGCAATCTGTAACAAGGTGAATCAAGTATTGTTGAAAAAAACATCACAATAATTGCGGTGGCGCAAACCGACGATTGCGAAGAACGGGTAATTGCTGACGCGCAAGCGCAATTCTCTCTAAGTTTATCTCCGCCACCAGCACATGCGGGGCTTCAGCGGCGGCGGCGATCGTCACCCCCAGCGGATCAACCACCCTGCTTTGCCCGATGTTTTTCGTGCCACATTCCCCTGCGGCAACGACATAGCAGGTTGTATCCAGCGCGCGTGCCGCAAGCAGCGTTGCCCAGTGATGCTCTTTTAACTGCCCTTTGACCCACGCGGCAGGCAGTACCAGTACGTCCGCCCCCTGCAGCGCCAGATGGAGCGCCAGCTCGGGAAAACGCAGGTCATAGCAGGTCATCAGTCCAATCTTAAATCCGTCAATCTCCAGCAGCGGTGGGATATTGTCTCCGGGGTCAACGCGTCGCGACTCCTGGATGCTGAACGCATCATAGAGGTGAAGCTTGGCGTAACGTGCCACGATAGCCCCGTCACGAATCGCCACGAGCGTATTCACCGCGCGACCCGGCGTGGAGGGAACATGGATCGTTAAGATCGTAGTCATCGTATTGCCCGCGCTCTGGTCAAGCAGCTGCTGCACAAATTCACCGTCCAGCGGCTGCGCGGACTTCACGGATAAATCCGGGTCGTTATCATCTCTGGCCAGCAGCGCCTCGGGGAGAACCAGCAGCGACGCGCCTTTCTGCCGGGCCTGCATCATCAGGTTGACGCATGTTCTCGCATTCTCATGCCAGTCAGGCGTGACCACAAATTGCCCTACCGCTACATACATATTTGTCCCCTCATCATAAACGGCGTTAAACTCGCTACTCTTACACATCAAATAGCAGGTATTTAGCGTGTTACAACTACTTTTAGCCGTTTTTATTGGTGGGGGAACGGGTAGCGTTGCGCGATGGTTTCTGAGTATGCGGTTTAACCCCCTGCATCAGGCGATTCCTATGGGGACACTTGCCGCAAACCTGATTGGTGCCTTTATCATTGGTATGGGGCTGGCCTGGTTTAACCGAATGACGCACATCGACCCAATGTGGAAAGTATTGATTACCACCGGATTCTGCGGCGGTTTGACCACCTTCTCAACCTTTTCTGCGGAAACGGTTTTTCTCTTTCAGGAAGGCCGTGTCGGCTGGGCGCTGATGAATATGGCTATCAATATGCTCGGCTCCTTTGCGATGACGGGGATCGCATTTTGGCTATTTTCTTCCGCAAGCGCGCATTAACAGCCGAACCGTTAATGTTGGCTTAATTTTTCTCTGTCACTCTGGATGCAGTACTGAACGAGGGTGACAGAATGAAACAGAGTCTGATGAGCGCAGGAATGGTGTTGTTGAGCGTGCTGATCGTTGCCAACTTCCTGAAAATGTATCTGCTTGGCTGATTCAAAACGAAAAAAACCCGCTCAGTGAGCGGGTTTTGAAATTCTTGCTGACGCGTCTGAATTACAGAGCGATTACGTTAGCAGCAGAAGGGCCTTTGGCACCGTTAGTGATTTCGAACTCTACACGCTGACCTTCAGCCAGAGTTTTGAAACCATTAGACTGGATTGCAGAGAAGTGTACGAACACGTCTTTGCTGCCATCTTCAGGAGTAATGAAACCGAATCCTTTGGACTCATTAAACCACTTAACGTTACCTTTAATCTTAGACATCAAAATTACCTTTACATTAAAAAACGACACAAATGCTGTGTCGGTTATCAGTACATCAATTGTGGGACCTTTTGTCCAGCGGATCTTTGATAAAAAGTGACTAAAGTCGCGTTAATTTTCACTGACAGATTTTTATCGCTTATGAATCAACGTCTGCGCGTTTTTTCACCAGCATGTAACGTTTTGTCAGTTAAAACTGAAAACGCATCCAGGCGAAGTAAACGTTACCGTTGTTGTACGTACCCGGAATGTAGGTCATCTGGAACGTTGCGGGGCCATAGCCAATAGAGGCTAAAGGCAGCAGCACCGGGATTGGAATGTATTTCCAGTTATCACGTGCAGTAACCCCGGCGGTATAGCCCAAACCGACGTGGAAGTTCTC
This region of Enterobacter asburiae genomic DNA includes:
- the dacA gene encoding D-alanyl-D-alanine carboxypeptidase DacA translates to MKTTFSARFVQRMALTTALCAAALSAAHADDLNIKTMIPGVPQIDAESYILIDYNSGKVLAEQNADARRDPASLTKMMTSYVIGQAMKAGKFKESDLVTIGNDAWATGNPVFKGSSLMFLKPGMQVPVSQLIRGINLQSGNDACVAMADFAAGSQDAFVGLMNSYVNALGLKNSHFQTVHGLDADGQYSSARDMALIGQALIRDVPNEYSIYKEKEFTFNGIRQTNRNGLLWDNSLNVDGIKTGHTDKAGYNLVASATEGQMRLISAVMGGRTFKGRETESKKLLTWGFRFFETVNPLKAGKEFASEPVWFGDNDRASLGVDKDLYLTIPRGRMKDLKASYVLNSTELHAPLQKNQVVGTINFQLDGKTIDQRPLVVLQEIPEGNFFGKIIDYIKLMFHHWFG
- the ybeD gene encoding DUF493 family protein YbeD codes for the protein MKTKLNELLEFPTSFTYKVMGLAKPELVDQVVEVVQRHAPGDYSPSVKPSSKGNYHSVSITITATHIEQVETLYEELGNIEIVRMVL
- the lipB gene encoding lipoyl(octanoyl) transferase LipB gives rise to the protein MYQDKILVRHLGLQPYEPVSQAMHDFTDSRDDSTPDEIWLVEHLPVFTQGQAGKAEHLLMTGDIPVIQSDRGGQVTYHGPGQQVMYVLLNLKRRKLGVRELVTLLEQTVVNTLAEYGIDAHPRADAPGVYVGEMKICSLGLRIRKGCSFHGLALNINMDLAPFQRINPCGYAGMEMTQMRQWVETATPEHIRPVLLKQMLALLNNPPYEYIPA
- a CDS encoding YbeF family transcriptional regulator; translated protein: MEYNNLPAKRLNEPGGEDKPQIFRTLRNIDLNLLTIFEAVYVHKGIVNAAKILNLTPSAISQSIQKLRAIFPDPLFIRKGQGVTPTAYATHLHEYISQGLESILGALDLTGSYDKQRTITIGCSPSVGVLVMPAIFQAVKEHAPQLLLRNVPLNEPDIQLAQFQTDLIIESGSFSARALGQNVLYADNLVLVCRQQHPALSQPLTIENLRNYDHSSFMTEGQSNHALRQRIDEIFPERQISFSSYNMFTTASLIGSSDMLCVMPSRLYSLLQKCWPLESIPLSQLNAESIEISLHYNKLSLRDPVLENVIRIIRQAF
- the lipA gene encoding lipoyl synthase, with the protein product MSKPIVMERGVKYRDADKMALIPVKNVATEREALLRKPEWMKIKLPADSSRIQGIKAAMRKNGLHSVCEEASCPNLAECFNHGTATFMILGAICTRRCPFCDVAHGRPVAPDANEPQKLAQTIADMALRYVVITSVDRDDLRDGGAQHFADCITAIREKSPNIKIETLVPDFRGRMDRALDILTATPPDVFNHNLENVPRLYRQVRPGADYNWSLKLLERFKEAHPHIPTKSGLMVGLGETNDEIIEVMRDLRRHGVTMLTLGQYLQPSRHHLPVQRYVSPDEFDEMKAEAMAMGFTHAACGPFVRSSYHADMQAKGEEVK
- the tatE gene encoding twin-arginine translocase subunit TatE, with amino-acid sequence MGEISITKLLVVAALVVLLFGTKKLRTLGGDLGAAIKGFKKAMNDDDAAAKKSAEDDVPADKLSHKE
- a CDS encoding deaminated glutathione amidase → MYVAVGQFVVTPDWHENARTCVNLMMQARQKGASLLVLPEALLARDDNDPDLSVKSAQPLDGEFVQQLLDQSAGNTMTTILTIHVPSTPGRAVNTLVAIRDGAIVARYAKLHLYDAFSIQESRRVDPGDNIPPLLEIDGFKIGLMTCYDLRFPELALHLALQGADVLVLPAAWVKGQLKEHHWATLLAARALDTTCYVVAAGECGTKNIGQSRVVDPLGVTIAAAAEAPHVLVAEINLERIALARQQLPVLRNRRFAPPQLL
- the crcB gene encoding fluoride efflux transporter CrcB; translation: MLQLLLAVFIGGGTGSVARWFLSMRFNPLHQAIPMGTLAANLIGAFIIGMGLAWFNRMTHIDPMWKVLITTGFCGGLTTFSTFSAETVFLFQEGRVGWALMNMAINMLGSFAMTGIAFWLFSSASAH
- the cspE gene encoding transcription antiterminator/RNA stability regulator CspE; translated protein: MSKIKGNVKWFNESKGFGFITPEDGSKDVFVHFSAIQSNGFKTLAEGQRVEFEITNGAKGPSAANVIAL